A single Anatilimnocola floriformis DNA region contains:
- a CDS encoding PSD1 and planctomycete cytochrome C domain-containing protein: MARRALGCCLLLLLCSRAAIAEQPFTANDYAARIKPVLKERCFACHGALKQEGSLRVDSVANLLKGGDSGSSLKASDVAASLLLNKITAKEESERMPPEGEPLKPAEIEAIRAWIAAGSPAPENEQAERDPRDHWAFKAPIKAPLPMVKNEAWAKNPIDAFIAAEHDKRGIVPQKPTDKRLWLRRVTLDLIGLPPTSEEMGAFLADDSATAHDKVVDGLLQRPEYGERWGRHLMDIYRYSDWWGLGAEVRNSQKHIWHWRDWIIESLNADKPYDQMIRESLAADELYPNDLDKLRGSGFLARQYFKFNRTSWLDETVEHTGKAFLGLTFNCAKCHDHKYDPFSQVEYYQMRAIFEPYQIRTDVVGDELDFEKNGIPRPFDCNLDAVTHLHIRGDDRNPDKTKTITPQPPAFLSVGEFAIHEVKLPHDAHQPGLRAHVIAAQRKSADNAITAARAALTAAQAKHAEAPDDQKAKSLLEVVIAERAFNVAEASVQAFVARLAADEARFHPANSEDPKPRFIEAAAAEKEVAVRKAEEEVARAELALHIAAADKKAEPEKKLAAAKTALEAAMKNLAAPGEAYTSLVGSLKTLESNLEQEPSRKKPFPTTSTGRRTALAQWITDPQHPLTSRVIVNHVWNRHFGRALVPTVFDFGRKGTPPTHPELLDWLAVELRERNWSLKHLHRLICTSQTYRLNSSTAGATAETLAADPDNKFYWRASPLRMEAQLVRDGLLHLAGELDLKQGGPSIPVADANSKRRSLYFVHSHNEHQQFLQAFDDANVLECYRRSESIVPQQALALENSPLATAMTEKIGAKLQTANPQASDAEFVRTAFLLILATEPKQSEIDLVLGSIAQLTDIANQKKLPNAQQHARIQIIHALLNHNDFVTIR; the protein is encoded by the coding sequence ATGGCTCGGCGCGCTCTTGGTTGCTGTCTCTTGTTGTTGCTGTGCTCGCGCGCTGCGATTGCCGAGCAACCCTTCACGGCCAACGACTACGCCGCGCGCATCAAGCCCGTACTCAAAGAACGCTGCTTTGCATGTCATGGTGCGCTAAAGCAAGAAGGGAGTCTGCGCGTCGACTCGGTCGCGAATTTGCTCAAAGGTGGCGACAGCGGCAGCTCGCTAAAAGCCAGCGACGTCGCGGCGAGTTTGCTGCTTAATAAAATTACGGCCAAGGAAGAATCCGAGCGCATGCCGCCGGAGGGAGAGCCGCTCAAGCCGGCGGAAATCGAAGCGATTCGAGCCTGGATTGCGGCAGGATCGCCGGCCCCGGAGAACGAACAAGCCGAGCGCGATCCGCGCGATCACTGGGCTTTCAAAGCGCCGATTAAAGCGCCGTTGCCAATGGTGAAGAACGAAGCCTGGGCGAAAAACCCGATCGATGCCTTCATCGCGGCCGAGCATGACAAGCGTGGGATTGTCCCGCAGAAACCAACTGACAAGCGCCTCTGGCTGCGGCGCGTCACGCTTGACCTGATCGGCTTGCCGCCGACGAGTGAAGAGATGGGCGCGTTCCTCGCCGACGACTCGGCAACCGCGCACGACAAGGTTGTCGATGGTTTACTGCAACGGCCTGAATATGGCGAGCGCTGGGGCCGTCACCTGATGGACATCTATCGCTACAGCGATTGGTGGGGGCTCGGCGCGGAAGTTCGCAATTCGCAAAAGCACATCTGGCATTGGCGTGACTGGATCATCGAATCGCTCAACGCCGACAAGCCCTACGACCAGATGATTCGCGAGTCGCTGGCTGCTGACGAACTCTATCCCAACGACCTCGACAAACTCCGCGGCAGCGGCTTTCTCGCCCGGCAGTATTTCAAGTTCAACCGTACGAGTTGGCTCGATGAAACCGTCGAACACACCGGCAAAGCCTTCCTCGGGCTGACCTTCAACTGTGCGAAGTGCCACGATCACAAGTACGACCCGTTCTCGCAGGTCGAGTACTACCAAATGCGGGCCATCTTCGAGCCGTACCAAATCCGCACGGACGTTGTCGGCGACGAACTCGACTTCGAAAAGAACGGCATTCCGCGGCCCTTCGACTGCAACCTCGATGCGGTGACTCATTTGCATATTCGCGGAGACGATCGGAATCCAGACAAGACGAAAACGATCACGCCACAGCCGCCAGCGTTCTTGTCGGTGGGTGAATTCGCAATTCACGAAGTAAAGTTGCCGCACGATGCACATCAACCTGGTCTGCGGGCTCACGTCATCGCGGCGCAGCGCAAGTCGGCCGATAACGCCATCACGGCAGCGCGCGCAGCGCTCACGGCAGCTCAAGCGAAGCACGCAGAGGCGCCCGACGATCAAAAGGCAAAATCGCTGCTCGAAGTCGTCATCGCGGAACGAGCTTTCAACGTTGCCGAAGCCAGCGTTCAAGCGTTCGTCGCTCGTTTGGCTGCCGACGAAGCTCGTTTCCATCCGGCCAACTCCGAAGATCCCAAGCCACGGTTCATCGAGGCAGCCGCGGCGGAAAAAGAAGTCGCCGTAAGAAAGGCCGAAGAAGAAGTGGCCCGCGCCGAGCTCGCGCTACACATTGCTGCCGCCGACAAGAAGGCCGAGCCCGAAAAGAAGCTCGCGGCCGCCAAGACCGCGCTCGAAGCAGCGATGAAGAATCTCGCCGCGCCGGGTGAAGCCTACACGTCACTCGTCGGCTCGCTTAAAACTCTCGAGTCGAATCTCGAACAGGAACCGTCGCGCAAAAAGCCGTTCCCCACGACCAGCACTGGTCGGCGAACCGCGCTTGCACAGTGGATCACCGATCCGCAGCATCCGCTCACTTCGCGAGTCATCGTCAATCACGTTTGGAATCGCCATTTCGGCCGCGCGCTGGTTCCGACCGTCTTCGACTTCGGCCGTAAGGGAACTCCGCCGACGCATCCCGAGTTGCTCGATTGGCTCGCCGTGGAACTGCGCGAACGCAACTGGAGCTTAAAGCATTTGCATCGCCTGATTTGCACCTCGCAAACCTATCGACTGAATTCATCTACCGCCGGGGCGACCGCAGAAACCCTTGCTGCCGATCCCGATAACAAGTTCTATTGGCGAGCAAGTCCGCTGCGGATGGAAGCTCAGTTGGTGCGCGACGGCTTGCTGCATCTGGCCGGCGAACTCGACCTGAAGCAAGGCGGCCCATCGATTCCGGTCGCCGATGCGAACTCCAAACGCCGCAGCTTGTACTTCGTCCACTCTCACAACGAGCATCAGCAGTTCCTGCAGGCCTTCGACGACGCCAACGTGCTCGAGTGTTACCGCCGCAGCGAAAGCATCGTGCCGCAACAGGCCCTCGCCCTCGAAAACAGCCCGCTGGCAACGGCCATGACGGAGAAGATCGGCGCGAAGTTGCAAACAGCAAACCCGCAGGCCAGCGATGCGGAGTTTGTACGCACCGCGTTTCTGCTCATTCTTGCTACCGAGCCGAAGCAATCAGAAATTGACTTGGTGCTAGGATCGATCGCACAATTAACCGACATCGCCAATCAAAAGAAGCTGCCTAACGCTCAGCAGCACGCACGCATTCAAATCATTCACGCCTTATTAAACCACAACGACTTCGTCACTATCCGGTAA
- a CDS encoding DUF1501 domain-containing protein — translation MKTISSSPDLPTAPSRRNFLKNGLSTLALSALIAQDSRANPAAEWQPPTGQPHFAPKAKSVIWLFMNGGVSHMESFDPKPELTKYAGKSISETPHADVQNPEKLKLARVTVINDANGQQRNKIYPLQVGFREYGQAGIEMSDWVPHMGSVVDDLAIIRSMYTTDDNHGAQTQFHSGRHMLDGEYPTLGGWVHYGLGSLNDNLPQFISMGKREYWNAKDGHYLGPAHDAIPIRVDPANPLDFGKPAKNISAREQQIGFDLVGKLNQLKAEEYPNDAALSARIKAYELAYRMQTSVPETLDLNRETQATQNLYGIDDPATKDFGLQMLAARRFVERGVRFIQVQHGAGGAGVWDAHGGLKANHSKNFQAVDKPIAGLIKDLKQRGLLESTLVVFASEFGRTPGTQGADGRDHHIYGFSVWMAGGGLKGGIVHGVTDEIGFHAVENRHYVTDIHATIMQQLGLDSRRLEIPGRKRLDIDHGKVISEIVA, via the coding sequence ATGAAAACAATCTCCTCATCGCCCGATCTCCCCACCGCCCCATCGCGGCGCAATTTTCTCAAGAACGGTCTTTCCACACTCGCCCTCAGCGCGCTCATTGCGCAAGACAGCCGCGCCAATCCCGCCGCCGAATGGCAGCCGCCAACAGGCCAGCCGCACTTCGCTCCGAAGGCCAAGAGCGTCATCTGGCTGTTCATGAACGGCGGCGTGTCGCACATGGAGTCGTTCGATCCCAAACCGGAGCTGACGAAGTATGCCGGCAAAAGTATCAGCGAAACGCCGCACGCCGATGTGCAGAATCCGGAGAAGCTGAAGCTCGCGCGGGTGACGGTCATCAACGATGCCAATGGTCAGCAGCGGAACAAGATTTATCCGCTGCAGGTCGGCTTTAGAGAGTACGGGCAGGCCGGCATTGAGATGAGCGATTGGGTGCCACACATGGGCTCGGTCGTCGACGATCTCGCGATCATCCGCTCGATGTACACGACCGACGACAACCACGGCGCGCAGACGCAGTTCCATTCGGGGCGGCACATGCTCGACGGCGAATATCCGACGCTCGGCGGCTGGGTGCATTACGGTTTGGGGTCGCTCAACGACAACCTGCCGCAGTTCATCTCGATGGGCAAACGCGAATACTGGAACGCCAAGGACGGCCACTACCTGGGCCCGGCCCACGACGCGATTCCCATTCGCGTCGATCCGGCCAACCCGCTCGACTTCGGCAAACCGGCGAAGAACATTTCTGCCAGAGAACAGCAAATCGGGTTCGATCTGGTCGGCAAGCTGAATCAACTCAAAGCCGAAGAGTATCCAAACGACGCAGCGCTCAGCGCGCGGATCAAAGCGTATGAGCTCGCCTATCGCATGCAAACTTCGGTGCCAGAGACGCTCGATCTGAACCGCGAAACGCAGGCGACGCAAAATCTGTATGGCATCGACGATCCGGCGACGAAGGATTTTGGCTTGCAGATGCTCGCAGCCCGGCGGTTCGTCGAGCGCGGGGTGCGGTTCATTCAGGTGCAGCACGGCGCGGGTGGCGCTGGCGTGTGGGATGCGCATGGCGGACTGAAAGCTAACCACTCGAAGAATTTCCAAGCCGTCGATAAACCGATCGCCGGTTTGATCAAGGATCTGAAGCAGCGCGGTCTGCTCGAATCGACACTCGTGGTCTTCGCCAGCGAGTTTGGCCGCACGCCGGGAACGCAGGGTGCCGATGGCCGCGATCATCACATTTATGGCTTTAGCGTGTGGATGGCCGGCGGCGGTTTGAAAGGTGGCATCGTCCACGGCGTGACCGATGAAATCGGTTTCCACGCCGTTGAAAACCGTCACTACGTCACCGACATCCACGCCACGATTATGCAGCAGTTGGGGCTCGACTCGCGGCGGCTAGAAATCCCCGGCCGCAAGCGACTCGATATTGATCACGGCAAAGTGATCAGCGAGATCGTGGCTTGA